Below is a window of Macadamia integrifolia cultivar HAES 741 chromosome 8, SCU_Mint_v3, whole genome shotgun sequence DNA.
aaatcgaaaccgttggaaagatcggatttttttcgtatcgttacatggagaacacttcttttaaaaaattcatcttcaatgccgaaactaccctcgactgtCACAAATATCGTGACTTCTTCATACGATATTGGAATgtaacaaaatcagatgcactggattagataaattacaatctatctttttcatgaagaaacaatctttcaaaaatgtcattttcactgccaaaaatgccTCCGAGTgtaaatagaccaattttgccagttttgacccagaaacccacaccacatactaaggatgtatcaaaccattccatgcataccaagaggctctgttatctcatcggtgacactggatactgtcATGTCATTATTTCCATCCACGTCATCCAAACTGACCAcgtcatcactgccacgtggcTGGGTTGCCAAttaggacaaccataaaacaacaagaaACCCTACACGGTATGCATTCTAGGTCAATAATGCATTCTAAAAGATAATACCAAGCaacaccttttctttttttgggtaaacccAAATTCAATCTTAATTTCTAAACTTTCACCAATGATTCCAAATGTATTCAAAGATTGTTTTATATATAGTTCATTATCTTTaaccatgatttagagttgagcTTTTTAGGAGTAGGGCGGGGACTCACAAACTGTTGACATAAGTAATGGGTCTAGATATATAAGATAGGGGTGGAAAACAAAGGCTGCATTAGGTATGATTTATTGAAATGCATTCCGAGAATGTGTATACCAATCAACACAGCCAAGATTCTATAGAGTTTGAAGGAGAATTTTTAAAATCGCATTCAATGAAAAGGGCAAACATTCTTAACCCAGATATGCCAAACCCTATTCATACTGAACCCATTATATCAGACATTTGAGAAATGTAGTTTTTGTCATATCCCTAGCTAGCCAACTGAATTGTCCATTCCTACCTCCCAAGGCCTTCTCTAGTTTATGTATGAGAATATGATCAAATTCCATTCCATGGTTGATGGAAATTATAATTTCCCTTCCACATGTTCTCTACGAAACGAATAGAGTCTGATTTACCAAAGTTCATAATTTCCTGAAATTGAGCTAGAATGCCTGAACATAGAATAAAccaaaatgggaaaagaaaggTTACCTTGATCATGTTCGAGatacaaaaaattacaaaaggaaggcgagagagagagaaatacagAGAAGAACAAAGAGAAGATACTATAGTTTATACATTACAGAAATCACAAATTAAGCTCAGAAGTATTCCTCACTCCTTCCCTTGAAGCCAATTTGGCCGAAAGTGAGACAAAGGAACAGTCCGAAATGCCAGGTGATCAGCCACAACCTACGTAACACACCCCACCATTAATTAACAAATTCAACTTAGATCGATCTATCAACtaataatcataaaaaaaactacTCACCAGAACTGAGAAGTGAGAGCTGGGGGTGACGGGAAGTGAGAAAGCTCCGATCCAATGCTCTGAAAGAAGAGTCCCGTCAAGCTATTACCGTTGATAATTGGAATGCTTGAAGGCGCTAACCATCCTATAAACCCGAACCCTATTACGTTCAGGTCCGTCCGTAGCCAATCTCTCTTGAAGCTTTAATTCTCAGTCAAATCATCAAATTATTACAATTAGTTTCATtccatctttatttctttagaattaattaggaaagaagatgatgattgatGGATTACCAGGTAAGCTTTCCACCTGAAGCGAGTTGTTGCTTCAAAGGGTTTCTGGCTGCGATGCTGGATCGTAGGAAACTTGAGTTGAGATTTGATCTCTTGGGGGAAGAGATGGGCGGCGCCGACGAGAGGGAGGAGGTGGCTAAGCCTACCACGGTGGTCGCTGCTGCCATCCTTGTTGGAGTTTTACAACTGATCGGGGATCGATCGGGGGAATATGGAGAACGatcgagtttagggttttgatgtgTTGTGGTGTGGTGGAGATTTTCGTGGCTCAaatctattaagaaagagataatAGATAGAATCAATAGATTGGAAGGGATTGGATATGTGTCGTCTTCAATTTAGAGTAGACCAATTCGATCTCGCCACCTCAGATTTCACTGGATAAAGTGAGGGTTACTGGCCTGGCCTTTGTGTTGGACGTCTTTTCTGTCTTTTGTTTTTCTAGGGCCACTCGCGtcccgtgagagagagagagcttgaaAAGTGACTTAGAACTGTAGGGATGCCAATCGGTGGGTTCAATCAGGCTGAACCAGTTTCGAGCTAGTAATAGGCCAAAGTTGGATTCTCTTATCGGGCCATTATAGGTTTGCTACTGGttcgtttttcttcttttttgccctttcaaatatatatatattttaaccgaaaataatgttttttcttttaatagatTTTTACCGTTTCATAAAAtctcaaaccaaaaccaaatctatAAGGGTTCAGTTTGAGTTGAAACGATTATTTTTGTTAGACCGATTGGTTTGGATTGAAAAATGACAACCGTGTTCAAAAGTTAGAAGTTATAAAATTAAGAAAGTTCAGGGAGTAATAGAAGCAGTATAGaaaaattaagttttccttcacccatgttGAAAAGagatttgattctttgattggATTCAATGAAGGGTGAATGTCAACATTAACTCCATGCCTAATTGTATGATGTCAAAAATGCTTTTTacgtataaaaaaaaaaaaaatcctcaattcAATCACAAGGTCAAATATATgattgaagagattctctcaaCTTGAgtgtgagagaaaataaaggggaAATTTTATAGATGGTAATCAGCCCCCATGAAGgggaaaatattatattttaaaaacccttttagattatttaaaataaaataaaataaaaaactttctAGGTCATTCATGCAAGATTTGATCAAAACATGGGAGGCGAAAATGATTGGCCCATTTAccatgaaaggaaaaatgacgCTTTTGTGGATGTTTTTTCATGCATTTTCATTGGCCTTTATGCATGTGTAGGAATTGCACTTTCTTGTAGGAAACACTTCCCCTACTCAtagataagggaaaaaaaatcttggaagGTGACATGGCGCccaagaaaagggggggggggNNNNNNNNNNNNNNNNNNNNggggggggggggggaagggggaaggggtgTGAAATGACAACCTCACCCTTCATGAAAGGCAAAAATTCTACCATTTGTTAGTGTTTTCATGAGAGCTCCCCATTGCCCCATGTTGATGTAAAAACGACACTATCTTTCAAGAAACTCTTTTCCGGCAAAAcataacagaaaaataaataaataaataaataaataatttaattaaaatcCGCATTGAACCATAGCAAGGAGAGAACCTGCGTAATTAACTTTTCCACTTCTCATATGACTGAGTGAGTTATCTAATTAATCTGTCCACTTGCCCAAATGATTACACCCTGATATTGGATTAAACAGTTTTCTAATTGCAAAAGGAAGGGATTAGATAGTCTcttaatcaatcaatcaatcatccTCTTAAGTTTCCCATTTGACTTTTCcatctttttatttctcttataACCTTATCCCATTTTTAACAGTTACTATTAAGAAAGTAAACAATATTCAAACTAGAAAAGAGAAGCCAAACCAAAACTTGTTCACATTTGAAAAGCTTGCTTGAGCCCTTGATTAATTAACCGTTAGATTATGTGAAAGAGCTAGTGACAAGACAGATCAAGTCAGGCTGGTCCAAAAGGAGGTGAGACTTGAGAGAGGTCGGTACTCAATTCAAGTCTTTATAGGTAGGCCTGGCCATGCGGTGTGTGGGTGAGGAATGGCCATTCAGGACGTGGGTGACTCCACTGGTTTGGACAATGGAGGTGGTGGGTCACCATAAAATATAAGATGGGGACATGAAGGAACGGAAGAGGTCTATACTccattttcttcatcttttgttGGGATTTGGGAAGAAGACTTAGTTATATAAAGCTTAATAACTAATCATAGGTCACCACCACCGACCATATATTTAATAGACAATAATCTCACCAAGTCAAGATATTATGGAACTTTATTTGCTTCATTATTTGTTCATAAAGCTCTCGGCctcaaatgaagaaatgaagaccAATCCAACAAGTAAACCAGGTCTTTCAAACTTGATTAAAGAATATGTGATGAGGGTTGTCTAAGATGAGAAGTGCATTAATAACGGATGACGGAATAATTTCGTAAATCAATTCACGTGAAgtggaaagagagaggaaaagaaaaagtgagaGCCTTACCCTTAAGATTAATTAAAATAAGTATACTCAAATAAGAAAACCCGGAAATTGCAAACCATATAATCATAATAACCAAggatctattttttttttcttaggtaaAAGTcatgtaaaacaaaaaatttctaataaaatcTTATGTATATGTGGAGAAATATAAGATATTATTGCCACGAGATCTCTTCACCTACTTTCCGATATTGTAACATTGTATTTTCTAGATAATGAAAGTCTCTTCTCcttaacccaaaaataaaagaattaaacATCTTCTCTACTTTCACATTGAGAGACAAACCTAAAAACCCATCCAAATCTTTAGGTTGTGCCCACAcaattctttgttttctttatttgatCATTTTCTCCCTCCCACAGGATTGTTGGTGTTATGACATCTAAGTACATGTTTGAATGTCTgtaataaaccctaaatcccaggCAGTGTAGCATGTTCTTCACATAAtttcattcctctctctctctctctctctctctctctctctctctctctctctctctctctctctctctctctctctctctctctttctggaCACGTATGGAAATGGGCTTATGAAATTTGGACCACCTGCAATCCAAAGTTCTATTAACACCTCTATATTGTTGGGTCCACTCTCTGGTCCACCCCTATTGTCATGTTGCCAAATGATGTTGTACTTTTGTGTGCTTGTGACACCCAaaattctagagagagagattcccgAGGAATTTAATTTTCTCCATTCCAAACTTTGGCAGTTGAAGAGAATTCTAGATGCCTCCAAAGATTTAAGCAAACCAAGTAGATGTGAATGGGCAAAGAAAGCCAAAATGCATAAATAGAGACCAAGTGTTGGACCCCATCTATATGTGGGGCTCCAAGAACTCATTGGAACAAGTGATCTCATTTCTCTGCTATCTGAGTCCATGGAGCTACCCCACATTTCTCAATTTGCTTTCTGAGAAGAAAACAACTTatacttttatatatatttatcaagcATTGAACCAGAGTTTCCAGaatatatttttgtttccttatttCTAGTCTTACTACCTCCACATCTTCCATAGGAGAAGAGTACATTACACtccataaatgaaaaaaagaataaaaacataaGCCCACAGGAACagagagggggagggaaggagagaatcagagaaaataaaaagaagctaGAGTCTCAGTTTCTCGGAGTTAGCACCTTTTATCATTTCCTATTAATGGTCACCTAGTAGTTTTATCAATCATTCAAGGGCATGCCTGTCCTTTTCCAAATGGGTTAGTGGGACCATACTAGGAAAAAGGATATTGCACAGTTGTATGCCTTATGAAATGGTATACGTGTCACTCATTGAATGCGGCTAACTTTGAGCGTGGGGGGTTGGGTGGGGAGCCAAGATGGTTGGATCATGGATCCTGTGGGGGCCATCAGGAAGCCAAGAAAGCACGCTTCCTGGGCTCCTGCTACTTGAATAATTTCCTCTCTATTTACAGCCCAGCCGACAGCCAGAGAAAAGGTTAGATGTTGTTTCTACTCCCAAACAGTCGAATTCAAGGAAAAAATCTACACATGAAACCAAAATCCTCACCTTCTGTCTTCTTATATCCTTCAAGTGgtctacacttttttttttttggcttaacCTCCAAGTGGAGTTTGTACCAATTTTCACTGTttactctctctcactctctctgcAAGTGGTCTTCACTCTATACAAGCTTTTGGGTATTTGGaattttcactctctctctctctctcacagcaaGTGGTCTTCACTCTATACAAGCTTTTGGGTATTTGGATTTTGAACCCATTTTCATTGTttactctctctatctctctcagCAAGTGGTCTTCACTCTATACAAGCTTTTGGGCATTTGGACTTTGTAGCTgatttcaatctctctctctctagaaagtTATTATTGAATTCAAGGGAAAAGGAGGGTGGGGGGGACTTGGCAGGCAAGAATCGTGCAGGACCCGTGGTGAGGTTTAAAAGTCAAAACCCAAGAACAGTAGATTGAGGCCCACCTAACACATGCGCCTGAAATTCTGAAAGTGTATAAATTTATGAGCTCCTCCTAATCTCCATAGCTTACTGCAGCATGGTTCATGTCAGTGTGTGTGTAACTTTCATGGTTGGTGTCCCCTTCCACCCTTCCTTCCTTTGGTGCggaaagtagaaaaaaaaataatatatatattgaattttGTGTAGTCTATTTTGaagaatccccccccccctccttttttcttGCCCGGCCCACATgagaaaaattcaaatatctTAAATGAATAAACTAGCTTTCATGGAAATTCAGAAAACTTTGAATGCTGTCTTCATTAGGTCTTGTAGCTTTCATCTCCATTCCATGAACGTTATAGATCGTGGACTTCAGGTCCCTCTTTGGATCTTTAATGCATCTTATGCTTATATTAAGTGAAATGGAGAAGGACACTATTGCATGCTATGCTCGTGAATTATTTAAtggttattttctttctttcttcttcttcttttaaataataggataatttttattctctattatttgtccttatatatatatatatatataaacaaaaatgGGAAGTGGGTGGATAGATATCAACCTTTTAATTTTAGCGGTGGTACTTTGTTCTTGGCCTACTTGGGTCCATGTTTGCCGCCCcccaacccaccaaaaaaaataataaaaaaattaagagttAAACAATCTGAAAAGGCCATttcaataaattaattaatctcCAATTGCAAACCATGAATGGTCCTTACATATATAGTGAAATCACAGGACAAGATTATGGAGACAGAGACACTAGTGGGAGAAAGTCATAAGGATTGGTCCAACAAACCAGGTGTTTTTGCTTGGGAACTGGGGAACTCCAAATTATAAATTTagaaatctaatttttttataatacttCCAACTTCATTACTTTCCTCAGATAACCTAATGAGGTAGCCTTGCCTCCCAACACATTAATATAATAAATTAAGTTCCTAACCAAAATATGTCCAAGAACTTTTAAGTGTCAGATTCTCAATCCACAGAGCTAATCTGGTTACTTTAGAATCaaataattaggaaaaaaatcttAACACCCAAagatattttcttatatttaatggggggggggggggaaagagaTCCATGATCAAATTAGGATTTGATGGAGTGAACTGATTATGGGGATGAAGATATATAGTAGGTGCATGCATTTACAGATTAAAgattaaaagaataaataaataaataaaaagaaatgaagaatcaTGGTGGTGTAACTTGTAAGACAATACTCAGAAACCCAACTGGTTTGGACTATAAATATGTTCCCAACATGTAGAGAATGGATATAAAACTAGTGTAAGCTTGAGTGGCCACGGAAAGGGTCTCTGAATCTACCTGGAAATTGAGGTGGGTTTTGTCTGAGACTATTAAAGAAAAGGGTTAATGTAATAAAGAAacggaaacagaaacagaagacATACAATAAGGAAGAAACCAAAGTGCTTAGTgaatgatgagagagagagagagagatgggttggAATGTGAGGAGGGAATTGAAACACAAGTGCAACAGAGTTTCCCTCTCCCCACCTATTGGATAAAGCTTATCTCATCTATCATGCTTATTGGAAATGGGAGGGAGAGGCTATCTCTGGACTTTTGCAGACCCAATCAATCTCCTCTTAGTTTAAAAATCTAGGAATTGAATGGCTCCCAGAACGGCAAAACCTAATAATACTTCCATGCACGGGACTTAATTGCCAATAACCTTTTCACACAAATTCCCCCATCAATCATTTCTTTGATTTACAAATAAAGAATCCTCAAGGTTTTACgtttttagattctatttctttggccgTGAGtctaaataccaaaaaaatttcatcatatataaaaaaaaaaatatgtaacaACTGAATAGTATAGCTGGTGACCTATGATGCGTAAAAAAATCCATGCTCACCTGAAGTAAGTCatatgaatcatccattataaCTTGGCTGTATTCAAGACCCAAAGAAAcaagagcctcatgcattgAGTATGCACTTTTAGCTTAGTTAAGTCTATGGAATAAGAAAGGCTGGACTGACTACTCAGTCGTCATTATTGCAGCTTTGAATTTCATACTTCTGAACATAATTCCAAAGGGGTTATTGGAAtcaatccaattttttcttcaaatttggtaaatctaattattttttttaattaattaattaattattctaaCTTTTAACCTTTccagaaggggaaaaaattaaTCATTGATATTTCCATCCTCTTGAAGTACTCCTCCCGCACTtgcaacatctctctctcttgtcaTTTCTTCAAAACCATGTACAACCAATAATTTCTACAATCTCTACATCAAAACCATCGTCATCAccactctcaagtctcaattcTCATCCCACACactcccacctctctctctctctctctctctctctcaaaagcaCACACACAAGCGCACAATGTTCATAGACTAATTTTCTTCTTCAGAAGAGTTTTGGTGGGCACAAGTCACAGAACCCATGATGGACCCAGCACCAAAGATCCCATCTTCAGCATACAAAAGCAGACTCCCTCAACACAACGGTCTGTGGGGCGCTCAAATTTACGAGGACCATCACCCGGGCCGCCACCCACGCTGGCTCCAACCGACGACCTGCTTCCAAACTGAGAACGAGGAGGCGGCCGCCGctacaacagcagcagcagcagcagcggaGATGTTCCGGGAGCCTCATGCCACCCTCAATTTCCACCCATACCAGGAGGACACCAATCGCTACGACGAAGATGACCCAGATGAACAAATCGTAGAAGAAAGAGACAACATTGAGGTGGGTTACCGAGACGATGGTCAAGAAGAACAAGGGGCgccagaagaggaagaagaagagacagaaCACATGTTCGAGAAGCCGTTGACGCCGAGCGATGTGGGAAAGCTGAACCGCTTGGTTATACCAAAACAACACGCGGAGCGATACTTCCCACTCGGCGGCGGCGTCGGTGGTGAGTCGGGTGGGGAGAAGGGGTTGTTGCTGAATTTCGAGGACGAGTCAGGGAAGGCATGGAGGTTCCGATATTCGTATTGGAATAGTAGTCAAAGCTACGTGTTGACTAAAGGGTGGAGCCGCTTCGTCAAAGAGAAGCGCCTCGACGCCGGCGATGTGGTATTGTTCGAGAGGCATAGAGTTAACGCGGAGAGGTTCTATATTCGGTGGAGGCGTCGTGCCGCTCCCGTACAAGATAGCCGAGCCTTACCTCTACCACTACCACCACAGCACGAGGGCCCCTCCGTCATGGGCGCGTGGACCCGGGTCCTCTACTCAGGACCTGCACCTCCActccctcctccacctccttaTCATCAACAACATTATCACTATCCATCCCACTTTCATGGTCATGGTCATGGTCATGGATCTCCTTCTCCTATGCTCTATCAAGCCGACTTTCTTCATGCAGACATAGCAAGAACAAGTaatacttctctctctctctctctctctctaatgaaataaaataatgaattttcTAGAAATGAGATTtctcaaaaatatattataataataatactatGTGTTCATGCACGCGCCATTGCACCTTGGAAATAATACAGGGCCGCCAATGGTACAAAACCCGACCGCACCGGGGAACTGGAAGAGACTAAGGCTGTTCGGAGTGAATCTAGACTGCCAGATGCTAGACGACGCCCCGCATCCATACCCACAACCCATGCCCGATGATGCTTCGTCACCCTCTagtcaccaccaccaccaccacttctACCCTagtcttcttcaacctcaagCTCATAAGGTACTACTACATCTATTACTTCTCTCTGCAGCTTCCTTTTCATTTTGATACTCttggaataatttatctttcATTTTACAATTTGGGGACTGGAACACAACTTAGTCTGGTGTGGGTAATAATAGAACAATTATTCCGATCCAACTCTAGTCAGGTTTCGTCTTGACTCCATCAATAGCGAACTGAGAACTGAAACCAATTCCTGATTTGATTTTAGGGTTCTTGCCTATTCGAATTACCCAATTCTTAACTGGATTTTTAGGGTTCAGGCCAATTCCGATCGATTGAATTGGAATTAGTACTTCCATATCGAAGAAAGGATTTGAATATGGTGATATTTTATTGGGTttgttagaaagaaaaaaaaaaaacgaataataatatattataaggGTAGGAGGAATAACATGAAAGTTTGTGCAGGCGGAGGAAGATATCATCAATTTCCAGGGAGAGATCAACCAAACCAGAAATCTTACTTGCCGACCAGATCTCTCGATGTGACTGACTGTCGTAGATGTACAAGATTTGACCCTTCCCCAACTTTATCTGCTTTTTTGGAGAAGTGGAGATATCAGAATTGAACACTCACTCAGCTTACTTGTAGTtgtggagaaagaaagaagga
It encodes the following:
- the LOC122085642 gene encoding photosystem I subunit O; amino-acid sequence: MAAATTVVGLATSSLSSAPPISSPKRSNLNSSFLRSSIAARNPLKQQLASGGKLTCFKRDWLRTDLNVIGFGFIGWLAPSSIPIINGNSLTGLFFQSIGSELSHFPSPPALTSQFWLWLITWHFGLFLCLTFGQIGFKGRSEEYF
- the LOC122086004 gene encoding B3 domain-containing protein Os11g0156000-like encodes the protein MMDPAPKIPSSAYKSRLPQHNGLWGAQIYEDHHPGRHPRWLQPTTCFQTENEEAAAATTAAAAAAEMFREPHATLNFHPYQEDTNRYDEDDPDEQIVEERDNIEVGYRDDGQEEQGAPEEEEEETEHMFEKPLTPSDVGKLNRLVIPKQHAERYFPLGGGVGGESGGEKGLLLNFEDESGKAWRFRYSYWNSSQSYVLTKGWSRFVKEKRLDAGDVVLFERHRVNAERFYIRWRRRAAPVQDSRALPLPLPPQHEGPSVMGAWTRVLYSGPAPPLPPPPPYHQQHYHYPSHFHGHGHGHGSPSPMLYQADFLHADIARTRPPMVQNPTAPGNWKRLRLFGVNLDCQMLDDAPHPYPQPMPDDASSPSSHHHHHHFYPSLLQPQAHKAEEDIINFQGEINQTRNLTCRPDLSM